A single region of the Drosophila takahashii strain IR98-3 E-12201 chromosome 2R, DtakHiC1v2, whole genome shotgun sequence genome encodes:
- the LOC108060116 gene encoding organic cation transporter protein isoform X3, with amino-acid sequence MSAPAAAAASAVLDFDDILAEIGEFGRFQRRNYLLICLPVLFAAANSLSYVFTAGSPTYRCYVPGCDSLDNPNYGADWVSIAVPGSWSKRGQFTPSTCDRFVAKGSEPEGSWPLYQCSADNFTAETERCRQFVYGSSERTIVQQWRLQCQENLWKLAFVGTVHFAGLVVGTALSGYLADRYGRKHVFLICILFMALTGVAQALSWDYISFLVFALLNAVGTSGVYPLAFIIGVEMVGPRKREMSSIVLNYFYAVGEALLGLSVFLPDWRQLQLVLSIPPLICVVYFWLVPESVRWLLARNRREQAGNIIRRAAKVNRRDISIELMASFKQQELEAETEPAYSAEGVLTEREDNRIWLAIKQVAGTHILMARYAILLLIWAVNAIVYYGLSLNATSLSGNKYLNFALVCLVEIPGYSLAWLFLRRLGRRLALSGSLLLCSVTCVASGFVTLAQGDWIPCKAAIEGRHSWSCANWLVVTLFLVGKLGITSSFAVIYTFTAEMMPTVIRSGGVGVMSTFARFGAMLAPFVPLLATYYEPLPLLLFGGLSLVAGLLSLLLPETFNRKLPDTVEEAIALGK; translated from the exons atgtcggctccggcggcagcagcggcgtcTGCCGTCCTGGACTTTGATGACATCCTCGCCGAAATCGGAGAATTCGGGCGTTTCCAGCGGCGTAACTATTTGCTTATCTGCCTGCCTGTTCTGTTTGCGGCCGCCAACAGCTTGTCGTATGTTTTTACGGCAGGATCGCCCACCTATCGATGCTACGTACCCGGATGCGATAGTTTAGACAATCCGAATTATGGAGCAGATTGGGTATCTATTGCCGTGCCCGGCAGCTGGAGCAAGCGGGGCCAATTCACGCCGTCCACCTGTGATAGATTCGTGGCGAAAGGAAGTGAACCTGAAGGATCATGGCCTTTGTACCAATGCTCCGCTGATAATTTCACTGCGGAGACGGAGAGATGTCGGCAGTTCGTTTACGGAAGCTCTGAACGGACAATTGTGCAGCAGTGGCGGCTGCAGTGCCAAGAGAATCTCTGGAAGTTGGCTTTCGTGGGCACGGTGCACTTCGCTGGCCTGGTGGTGGGAACAGCTCTCTCCGGCTACCTGGCAGATCG ATACGGACGTAAGCATGTCTTTTTGATCTGCATCTTGTTCATGGCCCTGACGGGTGTGGCGCAGGCGCTGTCCTGGGATTACATCAGTTTCCTGGTTTTCGCCCTGTTGAACGCGGTGGGCACTTCCGGCGTCTATCCGCTGGCCTTCATCATCGGCGTGGAGATGGTGGGGCCGCGGAAGCGGGAGATGTCCTCCATCGTGCTCAACTACTTTTACGCAGTGGGAGAGGCGCTGCTTGGACTCTCCGTATTCCTGCCCGACTGGCGTCAACTGCAGCTGGTGCTTTCGATTCCGCCCCTCATCTGCGTGGTCTACTTCTGGCTGGTTCCGGAGTCCGTTCGGTGGCTGCTGGCCCGCAACCGGCGGGAGCAGGCGGGCAACATCATTCGCCGAGCCGCGAAGGTCAACCGGCGAGACATCTCCATTGAGCTGATGGCCAGTTTCAAGCAGCAGGAGCTggaagcggaaacggaacCAGCGTACTCAGCCGAGGGTGTCCTTACCGAGCGGGAGGACAATAGGATATGGTTGGCCATTAAACAGGTAGCAGGCACTCACATTTTGATGGCCAGATACGCCATTTTGCTCCTCATTTGGGCCGTCAATGCAATAGTCTACTACGGACTTTCGCTGAATGCCACCAGTCTGAGTGGCAACAAGTACCTCAACTTCGCTTTGGTTTGCCTGGTGGAGATTCCCGGCTATAGCCTCGCCTGG CTGTTCCTGCGAAGACTCGGCCGACGTCTGGCCCTTTCCGGCTCCTTGCTGCTCTGCTCCGTCACTTGTGTAGCCAGTGGTTTCGTCACCCTGG CACAAGGAGATTGGATTCCCTGCAAAGCCGCAATTGAAGGTAGACACTCGTGGAGTT GTGCAAATTGGTTGGTTGTGACGCTCTTCCTTGTCGGAAAACTGGGCATCACATCATCCTTCGCCGTCATATACACCTTTACTGCGGAAATGATGCCCACG GTTATTCGGAGCGGCGGCGTCGGTGTTATGTCCACATTTGCACGATTTGGGGCGATGCTGGCTCCATTCGTTCCTCTTTTG GCAACGTACTATGAACCGCTGCCCCTTCTGCTATTTGGGGGATTATCGCTGGTGGCTGGACTCCTCTCGCTGTTATTGCCGGAAACCTTTAACAGAAAGCTGCCGGATACG GTGGAAGAAGCCATTGCTTTGGGTAAATAA
- the LOC108060116 gene encoding organic cation transporter protein isoform X1: MSAPAAAAASAVLDFDDILAEIGEFGRFQRRNYLLICLPVLFAAANSLSYVFTAGSPTYRCYVPGCDSLDNPNYGADWVSIAVPGSWSKRGQFTPSTCDRFVAKGSEPEGSWPLYQCSADNFTAETERCRQFVYGSSERTIVQQWRLQCQENLWKLAFVGTVHFAGLVVGTALSGYLADRYGRKHVFLICILFMALTGVAQALSWDYISFLVFALLNAVGTSGVYPLAFIIGVEMVGPRKREMSSIVLNYFYAVGEALLGLSVFLPDWRQLQLVLSIPPLICVVYFWLVPESVRWLLARNRREQAGNIIRRAAKVNRRDISIELMASFKQQELEAETEPAYSAEGVLTEREDNRIWLAIKQVAGTHILMARYAILLLIWAVNAIVYYGLSLNATSLSGNKYLNFALVCLVEIPGYSLAWLFLRRLGRRLALSGSLLLCSVTCVASGFVTLGANWLVVTLFLVGKLGITSSFAVIYTFTAEMMPTVIRSGGVGVMSTFARFGAMLAPFVPLLATYYEPLPLLLFGGLSLVAGLLSLLLPETFNRKLPDTVEEAIALGK; the protein is encoded by the exons atgtcggctccggcggcagcagcggcgtcTGCCGTCCTGGACTTTGATGACATCCTCGCCGAAATCGGAGAATTCGGGCGTTTCCAGCGGCGTAACTATTTGCTTATCTGCCTGCCTGTTCTGTTTGCGGCCGCCAACAGCTTGTCGTATGTTTTTACGGCAGGATCGCCCACCTATCGATGCTACGTACCCGGATGCGATAGTTTAGACAATCCGAATTATGGAGCAGATTGGGTATCTATTGCCGTGCCCGGCAGCTGGAGCAAGCGGGGCCAATTCACGCCGTCCACCTGTGATAGATTCGTGGCGAAAGGAAGTGAACCTGAAGGATCATGGCCTTTGTACCAATGCTCCGCTGATAATTTCACTGCGGAGACGGAGAGATGTCGGCAGTTCGTTTACGGAAGCTCTGAACGGACAATTGTGCAGCAGTGGCGGCTGCAGTGCCAAGAGAATCTCTGGAAGTTGGCTTTCGTGGGCACGGTGCACTTCGCTGGCCTGGTGGTGGGAACAGCTCTCTCCGGCTACCTGGCAGATCG ATACGGACGTAAGCATGTCTTTTTGATCTGCATCTTGTTCATGGCCCTGACGGGTGTGGCGCAGGCGCTGTCCTGGGATTACATCAGTTTCCTGGTTTTCGCCCTGTTGAACGCGGTGGGCACTTCCGGCGTCTATCCGCTGGCCTTCATCATCGGCGTGGAGATGGTGGGGCCGCGGAAGCGGGAGATGTCCTCCATCGTGCTCAACTACTTTTACGCAGTGGGAGAGGCGCTGCTTGGACTCTCCGTATTCCTGCCCGACTGGCGTCAACTGCAGCTGGTGCTTTCGATTCCGCCCCTCATCTGCGTGGTCTACTTCTGGCTGGTTCCGGAGTCCGTTCGGTGGCTGCTGGCCCGCAACCGGCGGGAGCAGGCGGGCAACATCATTCGCCGAGCCGCGAAGGTCAACCGGCGAGACATCTCCATTGAGCTGATGGCCAGTTTCAAGCAGCAGGAGCTggaagcggaaacggaacCAGCGTACTCAGCCGAGGGTGTCCTTACCGAGCGGGAGGACAATAGGATATGGTTGGCCATTAAACAGGTAGCAGGCACTCACATTTTGATGGCCAGATACGCCATTTTGCTCCTCATTTGGGCCGTCAATGCAATAGTCTACTACGGACTTTCGCTGAATGCCACCAGTCTGAGTGGCAACAAGTACCTCAACTTCGCTTTGGTTTGCCTGGTGGAGATTCCCGGCTATAGCCTCGCCTGG CTGTTCCTGCGAAGACTCGGCCGACGTCTGGCCCTTTCCGGCTCCTTGCTGCTCTGCTCCGTCACTTGTGTAGCCAGTGGTTTCGTCACCCTGG GTGCAAATTGGTTGGTTGTGACGCTCTTCCTTGTCGGAAAACTGGGCATCACATCATCCTTCGCCGTCATATACACCTTTACTGCGGAAATGATGCCCACG GTTATTCGGAGCGGCGGCGTCGGTGTTATGTCCACATTTGCACGATTTGGGGCGATGCTGGCTCCATTCGTTCCTCTTTTG GCAACGTACTATGAACCGCTGCCCCTTCTGCTATTTGGGGGATTATCGCTGGTGGCTGGACTCCTCTCGCTGTTATTGCCGGAAACCTTTAACAGAAAGCTGCCGGATACG GTGGAAGAAGCCATTGCTTTGGGTAAATAA
- the LOC108060116 gene encoding organic cation transporter protein isoform X2 → MSAPAAAAASAVLDFDDILAEIGEFGRFQRRNYLLICLPVLFAAANSLSYVFTAGSPTYRCYVPGCDSLDNPNYGADWVSIAVPGSWSKRGQFTPSTCDRFVAKGSEPEGSWPLYQCSADNFTAETERCRQFVYGSSERTIVQQWRLQCQENLWKLAFVGTVHFAGLVVGTALSGYLADRYGRKHVFLICILFMALTGVAQALSWDYISFLVFALLNAVGTSGVYPLAFIIGVEMVGPRKREMSSIVLNYFYAVGEALLGLSVFLPDWRQLQLVLSIPPLICVVYFWLVPESVRWLLARNRREQAGNIIRRAAKVNRRDISIELMASFKQQELEAETEPAYSAEGVLTEREDNRIWLAIKQVAGTHILMARYAILLLIWAVNAIVYYGLSLNATSLSGNKYLNFALVCLVEIPGYSLAW, encoded by the exons atgtcggctccggcggcagcagcggcgtcTGCCGTCCTGGACTTTGATGACATCCTCGCCGAAATCGGAGAATTCGGGCGTTTCCAGCGGCGTAACTATTTGCTTATCTGCCTGCCTGTTCTGTTTGCGGCCGCCAACAGCTTGTCGTATGTTTTTACGGCAGGATCGCCCACCTATCGATGCTACGTACCCGGATGCGATAGTTTAGACAATCCGAATTATGGAGCAGATTGGGTATCTATTGCCGTGCCCGGCAGCTGGAGCAAGCGGGGCCAATTCACGCCGTCCACCTGTGATAGATTCGTGGCGAAAGGAAGTGAACCTGAAGGATCATGGCCTTTGTACCAATGCTCCGCTGATAATTTCACTGCGGAGACGGAGAGATGTCGGCAGTTCGTTTACGGAAGCTCTGAACGGACAATTGTGCAGCAGTGGCGGCTGCAGTGCCAAGAGAATCTCTGGAAGTTGGCTTTCGTGGGCACGGTGCACTTCGCTGGCCTGGTGGTGGGAACAGCTCTCTCCGGCTACCTGGCAGATCG ATACGGACGTAAGCATGTCTTTTTGATCTGCATCTTGTTCATGGCCCTGACGGGTGTGGCGCAGGCGCTGTCCTGGGATTACATCAGTTTCCTGGTTTTCGCCCTGTTGAACGCGGTGGGCACTTCCGGCGTCTATCCGCTGGCCTTCATCATCGGCGTGGAGATGGTGGGGCCGCGGAAGCGGGAGATGTCCTCCATCGTGCTCAACTACTTTTACGCAGTGGGAGAGGCGCTGCTTGGACTCTCCGTATTCCTGCCCGACTGGCGTCAACTGCAGCTGGTGCTTTCGATTCCGCCCCTCATCTGCGTGGTCTACTTCTGGCTGGTTCCGGAGTCCGTTCGGTGGCTGCTGGCCCGCAACCGGCGGGAGCAGGCGGGCAACATCATTCGCCGAGCCGCGAAGGTCAACCGGCGAGACATCTCCATTGAGCTGATGGCCAGTTTCAAGCAGCAGGAGCTggaagcggaaacggaacCAGCGTACTCAGCCGAGGGTGTCCTTACCGAGCGGGAGGACAATAGGATATGGTTGGCCATTAAACAGGTAGCAGGCACTCACATTTTGATGGCCAGATACGCCATTTTGCTCCTCATTTGGGCCGTCAATGCAATAGTCTACTACGGACTTTCGCTGAATGCCACCAGTCTGAGTGGCAACAAGTACCTCAACTTCGCTTTGGTTTGCCTGGTGGAGATTCCCGGCTATAGCCTCGCCTGG TAG
- the LOC108060118 gene encoding transmembrane protein 186 produces the protein MLELLCRISPARLPWRSCMSIASTQLAQKSRHFATESAGKSTEPDHAGFTEWRTVYSLPAIRIVAAFSKLKVYQAAITAAGTPIVFALGSAGQLSSDALAIYGAVGISGLVTLTLASYTASNLVGFVYVNEQQDLIKLAYVDFWGRRQEALLDTDDLLPSCEQGGSPSRLKFVSPICLRSDPKKRFKILNRFGHVSDPQFFEGLFGD, from the exons A TGCTGGAGTTGCTCTGCAGGATCAGCCCGGCAAGATTGCCATGGAGGAGCTGCATGTCCATTGCATCCACTCAACTGGCACAGAAATCGAGACACTTTGCCACAGAATCTGCCGGCAAAAGTACGGAGCCCGACCACGCCGGATTCACCGAGTGGCGGACCGTCTACAGTCTGCCGGCCATAAGGATAGTGGCTGCATTCAGTAAGCTGAAAGTCTACCAGGCGGCCATCACAGCAGCCGGAACGCCCATTGTCTTTGCCCTGGGAAGCGCCGGACAGCTAAGCTCGGATGCACTGGCCATCTACGGTGCCGTGGGAATCTCCGGCCTGGTCACCCTCACACTCGCCAGCTACACGGCCTCCAATCTCGTGGGCTTCGTCTACGTGAACGAGCAACAGGATCTGATCAAGCTGGCCTACGTGGACTTCTGGGGACGGCGACAGGAGGCGCTGCTGGATACCGATGATTTGCTACCCAGTTGCGAACAAGGAGGAAGCCCATCCCGACTAAAATTCGTTTCACCCATCTGCCTGCGTAGCGATCCTAAGAAGCGGTTCAAAATTCTCAACCGTTTTGGCCATGTCAGCGATCCCCAGTTTTTCGAGGGCCTCTTTGGAGACTGA
- the AQP gene encoding aquaporin-11 isoform X1, which translates to MSTTALGISALFMVGCCALAQIARVISRRLVTREGLVPILINEAIAAAELCACCFELIIVADNFGVSMYAICLFLLTIWWGRVWGDASACPYTHMEDVVEGRTSFKEMALRSWAELMGGCCVYRVVQLFWWLELAETHRGRAFEACNADLQVSPYLGAVIEGVATLLCRLASKTISEKEPRFGSYIDSFIGTSLVVAGEWRSACPIRSACPMLVSQVVYAFNYVLLAAFNFSGGYFNPVLATALKWGCRGHTHLEHIIVYWIGACAGAVLSIPVFKLPAVRRILLGEEAASKSKKD; encoded by the exons ATGTCGACGACAGCGTTAGGGATAAGTGCCCTTTTTATGGTGGGATGTTGTGCCCTGGCTCAGATCGCTAGAGTTATCAGCCGGCGACTGGTGACCCGTGAGGGACTGGTCCCCATCCTGATTAACGAGGCAATCGCCGCTGCCGAACTATGCGCCTGCTGCTTTGAACTGATCATTG TGGCCGACAACTTTGGGGTGTCCATGTATGCCATCTGCCTCTTCCTGCTGACCATCTGGTGGGGCCGCGTTTGGGGCGACGCCTCCGCCTGTCCGTACACGCACATGGAGGACGTGGTTGAGGGTCGGACCAGCTTCAAGGAGATGGCCCTGCGCAGTTGGGCCGAACTGATGGGCGGTTGCTGTGTGTACCGGGTGGTCCAGCTCTTCTGGTGGCTGGAGCTGGCCGAGACCCATCGTGGACGGGCCTTTGAGGCGTGCAACGCCGATCTGCAGGTCAGCCCGTATTTGGGCGCGGTTATCGAGGGCGTGGCCACCCTCCTCTGCCGCCTGGCCTCCAAGACGATTAGCGAGAAGGAGCCGCGGTTCGGGAGCTACATCGACTCCTTCATTGGCACCAGCTTGGTGGTGGCAGGTGAGTGGCGTAGCGCTTGTCCGATCCGATCCGCCTGCCCAATGCTGGTCTCCCAAGTAGTTTATGCCTTTAACTATGTCTTGCTTGCAGCCTTCAACTTCTCCGGCGGCTACTTCAATCCCGTCCTGGCCACAGCCCTCAAATGGGGCTGTCGCGGACACACCCACCTGGAGCACATCATCGTCTACTGGATTGGCGCATGCGCAGGCGCCGTGCTCTCCATTCCGGTCTTCAAGCTGCCCGCAGTGCGACGCATCCTACTCGGCGAAGAGGCGGCGTCGAAGTCGAAAAAGGATTAG
- the AQP gene encoding aquaporin-11 isoform X2 — protein sequence MSTTALGISALFMVGCCALAQIARVISRRLVTREGLVPILINEAIAAAELCACCFELIIVADNFGVSMYAICLFLLTIWWGRVWGDASACPYTHMEDVVEGRTSFKEMALRSWAELMGGCCVYRVVQLFWWLELAETHRGRAFEACNADLQVSPYLGAVIEGVATLLCRLASKTISEKEPRFGSYIDSFIGTSLVVAAFNFSGGYFNPVLATALKWGCRGHTHLEHIIVYWIGACAGAVLSIPVFKLPAVRRILLGEEAASKSKKD from the exons ATGTCGACGACAGCGTTAGGGATAAGTGCCCTTTTTATGGTGGGATGTTGTGCCCTGGCTCAGATCGCTAGAGTTATCAGCCGGCGACTGGTGACCCGTGAGGGACTGGTCCCCATCCTGATTAACGAGGCAATCGCCGCTGCCGAACTATGCGCCTGCTGCTTTGAACTGATCATTG TGGCCGACAACTTTGGGGTGTCCATGTATGCCATCTGCCTCTTCCTGCTGACCATCTGGTGGGGCCGCGTTTGGGGCGACGCCTCCGCCTGTCCGTACACGCACATGGAGGACGTGGTTGAGGGTCGGACCAGCTTCAAGGAGATGGCCCTGCGCAGTTGGGCCGAACTGATGGGCGGTTGCTGTGTGTACCGGGTGGTCCAGCTCTTCTGGTGGCTGGAGCTGGCCGAGACCCATCGTGGACGGGCCTTTGAGGCGTGCAACGCCGATCTGCAGGTCAGCCCGTATTTGGGCGCGGTTATCGAGGGCGTGGCCACCCTCCTCTGCCGCCTGGCCTCCAAGACGATTAGCGAGAAGGAGCCGCGGTTCGGGAGCTACATCGACTCCTTCATTGGCACCAGCTTGGTGGTGGCAG CCTTCAACTTCTCCGGCGGCTACTTCAATCCCGTCCTGGCCACAGCCCTCAAATGGGGCTGTCGCGGACACACCCACCTGGAGCACATCATCGTCTACTGGATTGGCGCATGCGCAGGCGCCGTGCTCTCCATTCCGGTCTTCAAGCTGCCCGCAGTGCGACGCATCCTACTCGGCGAAGAGGCGGCGTCGAAGTCGAAAAAGGATTAG
- the LOC108060104 gene encoding uncharacterized protein yields the protein MGLVDKFLYCIDVKYGVVIVGFVDIILSLLCGCYLPWIRRKWDWDFTILTEAPMSTTEPPRFYTGPDFYFNRFGYSMYIFCLVVLILHIGACVMAITSTLSDERWMAAPYIATGIMRFVVLLIILTWIVTKAFDCTTTFWLIGLSLFSATYFWLTVLSWFTPPSTE from the exons atggGTCTTGTCgacaaatttttgtattgcaTTGATGTAAAATATGGCGTGGTCATTGTTGGGTTCGTGGACATAATCTTAAGTTTGCTTTGCGGATGCTACTTGCCAT gGATACGGCGCAAATGGGACTGGGATTTTACTATCCTTACGGAAGCGCCTATGTCAACCACGGAACCCCCGAGGTTTTATACCGGCCCagatttttactttaatagATTCGGCTATTCAATGTATATATTCTGTTTGGTTGTCCTTATCCTCCATATTGGCGCCTGTGTAATGGCCATTACCTCCACACTTTCG gacgAAAGATGGATGGCTGCTCCCTATATAGCCACTGGCATAATGCGTTTCGTTGTATTGCTCATAATTTTGACGTGGATAGTTACCAAGGCATTTGATTGTACCACAACTTTTTGGTTGATAGGTCTAAGTCTGT TTTCAGCCACTTACTTTTGGCTAACAGTTCTTTCGTGGTTTACCCCGCCGAGCACAGAATAA
- the LOC108060105 gene encoding uncharacterized protein isoform X1: MKCTAKKCCCCDLRWGALTIAIIDMIMAAAVVLETKYLTYYQGWWIEDRNDPDNIGKFESNYYPSTYYAWMVTFVIHFAHLVACVLVILSVWVQLKKLVIAYLIIGSVRILYDLVFLIYVCVEVGAVVVTLLLILGGFGVAIYFWFVAYSWFKMLGGSTRAD, encoded by the exons ATGAAGTGTACTGCTAAgaagtgctgctgctgtgatCTAAGATGGGGAGCCCTTACTATCGCTATTATAGACATGATTATGGCGGCTGCAGTTGTTTTAGAAACTAAGT ATTTGACCTATTATCAAGGCTGGTGGATTGAAGATCGTAATGATCCAGATAACATTGGGAAGTTTGAAAGCAACTACTACCCTTCCACCTACTATGCTTGGATGGTCACTTTTGTTATCCACTTTGCCCATTTAGTCGCCTGTGTTTTGGTTATTCTTTCAGTTTGGGTG CAATTAAAGAAATTGGTCATTGCGTATTTAATAATTGGTTCCGTACGCATATTATATGACCtcgtatttttgatttatgtttGCGTAGAAGTTGGCGCTGTAGTAGTGACCTTGCTGCTTATCTTGGGTGGTTTCG GTGTAGCGATCTACTTCTGGTTCGTAGCATATTCATGGTTCAAGATGCTCGGAGGTTCGACTCGAGCCGATTAA
- the LOC108060105 gene encoding uncharacterized protein isoform X2, with the protein MVTFVIHFAHLVACVLVILSVWVQLKKLVIAYLIIGSVRILYDLVFLIYVCVEVGAVVVTLLLILGGFGVAIYFWFVAYSWFKMLGGSTRAD; encoded by the exons ATGGTCACTTTTGTTATCCACTTTGCCCATTTAGTCGCCTGTGTTTTGGTTATTCTTTCAGTTTGGGTG CAATTAAAGAAATTGGTCATTGCGTATTTAATAATTGGTTCCGTACGCATATTATATGACCtcgtatttttgatttatgtttGCGTAGAAGTTGGCGCTGTAGTAGTGACCTTGCTGCTTATCTTGGGTGGTTTCG GTGTAGCGATCTACTTCTGGTTCGTAGCATATTCATGGTTCAAGATGCTCGGAGGTTCGACTCGAGCCGATTAA